The sequence CCACCATGCTGTTACTGAGCGCCGATTATTCCAAAGACGAAACCAACGGCAACTGCAGCCACCTGTTGGATTTATCGGCGGGCGTTATGGGCACTGGCGCGCTGTGGCAAGCGGGGGTCGATAGCCTATCGCCCGCCTATCGCAGCAATATTCGTAACTGCGCCTCTCAGTTTGATACCGGCCAGGAGCGCGAAGTCCAGGGGGTAAGCGCCCGCATCGAGCACGGTTTCGCTTGGGCAGACCTGCTTTCAATTACCGCCTGGCGCGCCAGCGATGTCTTTCATGTGGATGATTTGACCAGCCTGCCGCTGACTGACATTAACGTCGCGAACTCGGTGCCCGAAAATGTCATCAATGGCGCCGAAGAAAGCGCCTCACAGTTTTCACAAGAGTTCCGGCTGAGCGGCACTCACAATAATATCGACTGGATTACCGGTATCTTTTACATGCAGGAAGATGTGGAGCGCGACGAGCAATTCTACACCCGCTACAACGCGGCGCTGAGTGGCGGCCTCGGCCTCGCGCCGGAAGGGAATGTGCTGTTCCTGCAGGACAACACCACAACCAGTCTGGCCGTCTATGGGCAGGCGGACTGGCACGTCGACAACTGGACTTTCACCTATGGCCTGCGCTGGAGCATGGATGAAAAAGAGATTACCCAGGATGCCAAAGACCTGCTCGGTACTGGCATGCCAACCGGTGTTCCGCTGATTTTGCCGGAATTCCCCACGGCCGTTAAAGGAAAAGAGGATTGGGAAGAAATAACGCACAAAGCGTCTGTGAACTACCGTTTTGGTGAAGATGCGATGGTATACCTTACCTATTCCGAAGGTTTTAAAAGCGGCGCCTTCCCCTCACAGACGAACTTGCCGGAAAACGCCACGAAAACCGTCGATCCCGAATTTGTGGAAAATATCGAAGTTGGACTGAAATCGACCTGGTTCGACAGCCGCCTGCAATTCAACATTGCCTATTACGATATCGACTACGACAATCTGCAGGTCTTTGAGCTGACTCCAACACTGTTGCTGGTACTCAATAGTGCCCAGGCCGAGTCTTCTGGCTTCGAGACCAGCATCGCTCTCGCCGCATCGGAACGCCTGACGCTCAGCGCCAACTACAACCATGGGAAAGCTCGCTACGAAGACTTTGTTACGGCGGGAGGCAGTGATTACAGCGGCAACCAGCTACAGTGGTCACCCGATCGCTCGGGAAGCGTGGACGCCGACTACACCCTGCCCCTGCGTGGCGGTTCAAGGTTGGACTTCAACGTCAACTATTCCTGGAAAGACGATTACTACACAGCCGCCAGCAACGCTGACGTTACCAAGCAGAAATCGCTATCCAACCTGGGCGTCTCAGCAGGCTGGACCAGTTCGGATGAGTCACTGTCTGTTCGTCTCTGGGGTAAGAACCTGGGGGACAAAGCGCAGACGCAAAATGTCGTTGTCGACCCAACGGGTATTACCTCCAACAAATTCGGTGACCCGACGACCTACGGCATTACCGTCAGCAAAACCTTTTAACATCGCCTGAGACGCACCTTATGCCGCAGCCATTGCTGCGGCTTTTTCCGAATAGACAGAACGGAGCGGCTGCGCCGACAAGAACACCCTCTGCGTTATCGGAAACGAACTTCGTCGGTCCTGGGCACAGTATGGCAGCCACTGCAAATCACATCGGTCGCCAGCTCATTGCCGCAGGGACGATGAACCAGAGTAAGAGGGTGTTTGACCTTTGGCAGCCACTCGAGCACCCACTGACGCAGCGCCATGGTCAGCGGGTAAAGAGCTTTGCCTTTTTCAGTGAGGTGATACTCATAGCGCGGCGGATTACTGCGGTACTCCTCACGGGAGAAGATGCCAGTATCAACCAGCAACTTAAGCCGGTCGGCGAGGATATTCGTCGCCACACCGAGCTGTTGGCGGAAATCGTCGTAGCGGCTCAAACCAACAAACGCCATCGCCATTAACAACAACGTCCAGCGGTCACCGATAATATCAGTGATATGTCCGAGCATTTGATCGCCACTGCCACGGGTTCGACGCTGACTGCCAATTTCCGTGAGACTGCCAGTTGGCGCCCCCTGCGGCGAGGCATTCACGACCCGCTCGACATCATCGTAGTGCAGAGGCTCGCCACAATGCCGGCACACGGCCAATGGCCGCAATTGATGGCCCTCACCAAACGCGTGCCAGAGCTGCGTGGGCAGCTCCGCATCGTTTGCGTCGGCCCATTCGGTTTCCCATTGCCAGATCAGCAGCGCCCAGGGATAAAGCGCCAAGCCTTTCCCCGTCAGGCGATATTCATAGCGCAGCGGCGATGTCTGATAGGGGTTTTTATAAAGAATGCCATTGGCGACCAGAGTCTCCAGGCGGCTGCTCAAGCTGCCGCGCGACGCCCCGGTCCGTCGGCGAAATTCATCGAAGCGATGCTGCCCCAGGAAGGTCTCCCTAAGGATCAGGATAGTCCAGCGATCCCCGAGAATATTTAATCCTCGGGCAACAGGGTTAGACAGTAATTGTTGGGCAGCTTGCATGCAGCGAACACTACAACAAAAGTCGCTAGCGATAAATAAAAAACCGCATTGACTGGCTTGCCGAAGATTACTACAGCCTGTTAGTCTAATAACAAAAGTTACAATAAAACACGGCGCGACGAGGCGTTGTAAATATCCGGTTCAATACCCCCGATAAGAGAAATAATCATGAACAACTGGTTTACCCAACACCAAGCGACGCTGAATAAAGCCTTGGATGCCTGTGAAAAGCGCTATGCCTGGACCGCCTATACTGAAAGTCCGAGCAGTAAAATACACGGCAGCGAAAAACCCGCCGCTGGGAAAGCTCGCTTTGAAGCGATGCTCGGACAAGCCTACCCGCTGCAACAGACGGGAGAACGCGGCAGAATCGGGGCAGAGATCTCACCGTACACGCGCCAGGCGCTGGGCGTTAGCTATCCAGACGTCGATATCGACAGCCTGTTCAATGCGATTACCGACGCCCAGCCCGCTTGGCGGGATGCCAACATCGAAACCCGTATGGGCGTTTGTTTGGAAATATTGGAGCGCTGCGCCAAGCAACTTTTTGAGAACGCTCATGCCACCATGCATACCGCCGGTCAGAGCTACATCATGGCGTTTGCAGGCAGCGGCGCGAATGCACTGGATCGCGGCCTTGAAGCGCTGGCCTACGCGTATAAAGCAATGCGCGATGTGCCCGAACGGGCCGAATGGGAACGGGCTTTTGGC comes from Spongiibacter tropicus DSM 19543 and encodes:
- a CDS encoding TonB-dependent receptor; amino-acid sequence: MFTQTHHTLKALPAALLASAVISSSAVAAQLEEVLVTAEKKSASIQDVPMSVAAIAGDDVGMGKVTEMNDVALKTPGMSFTQFNLGEPRVYIRGIGNSSDSAASDSAVGIFIDEIYIGRAGGSGFDLFDLERIEILKGPQGTLYGKNTNGGAINFITSRPDYEPMSKLSFTAGNKGLFHAQALVTGGLTDTIAGKLSVASKQRDGFQKNVIRPSDVTVDTNLSNSPIIGNSQGAKGGGDELGDIESVNVRGQLLFDLSDTTMLLLSADYSKDETNGNCSHLLDLSAGVMGTGALWQAGVDSLSPAYRSNIRNCASQFDTGQEREVQGVSARIEHGFAWADLLSITAWRASDVFHVDDLTSLPLTDINVANSVPENVINGAEESASQFSQEFRLSGTHNNIDWITGIFYMQEDVERDEQFYTRYNAALSGGLGLAPEGNVLFLQDNTTTSLAVYGQADWHVDNWTFTYGLRWSMDEKEITQDAKDLLGTGMPTGVPLILPEFPTAVKGKEDWEEITHKASVNYRFGEDAMVYLTYSEGFKSGAFPSQTNLPENATKTVDPEFVENIEVGLKSTWFDSRLQFNIAYYDIDYDNLQVFELTPTLLLVLNSAQAESSGFETSIALAASERLTLSANYNHGKARYEDFVTAGGSDYSGNQLQWSPDRSGSVDADYTLPLRGGSRLDFNVNYSWKDDYYTAASNADVTKQKSLSNLGVSAGWTSSDESLSVRLWGKNLGDKAQTQNVVVDPTGITSNKFGDPTTYGITVSKTF
- a CDS encoding winged helix-turn-helix transcriptional regulator gives rise to the protein MQAAQQLLSNPVARGLNILGDRWTILILRETFLGQHRFDEFRRRTGASRGSLSSRLETLVANGILYKNPYQTSPLRYEYRLTGKGLALYPWALLIWQWETEWADANDAELPTQLWHAFGEGHQLRPLAVCRHCGEPLHYDDVERVVNASPQGAPTGSLTEIGSQRRTRGSGDQMLGHITDIIGDRWTLLLMAMAFVGLSRYDDFRQQLGVATNILADRLKLLVDTGIFSREEYRSNPPRYEYHLTEKGKALYPLTMALRQWVLEWLPKVKHPLTLVHRPCGNELATDVICSGCHTVPRTDEVRFR